CCTCGGTCATCTCGAAGTCCTCCAGCCGGCCGACCGTCTCGACGAGGTCGGTGTAGGGCGCGTTGTCCGGCAACGGCCTCCCGAGTTCGCGGGCGAGCTCGTGGTACTTCGACTGGATCCACAGGTGAAATTCCGGCGTCGGGGCGTGTCGGGGCAGCCCGTAGAGCCGATGCGTGACCAGCTCGGGGTCGGCTGCCAGCGGGACCCTGAGGGGGCGGAAGCGCGTGTACAGCCGGGCGCGCTCGAGCGGGCTCGCCGTGATGGCCAGGACCTCGATGCCCGCTTCGCGGAGCTTGTCCCGCGTCGAGCCCAGCTGAGCGAGATGCCGGCGACAGAACGCGCAGTGGAGTCCGCGAAAGATCGCCAGCAGCACCGGGTTCCGCCCACGGTAGTCGCGGAGCGACACGGTCCCCTCGCGGTTCACGAGGGGCAGCGTGAAGTCCGGCGCTGGCTCACCGGGTCCGAGTGGGGGTCGCCGCTCGGCCTCAGTCATCGGAGGGTCCGGTCGAAGAACTCGATCGTCCGCGACCAGGCGAGGCGGGCGGCGGCCGCGTCGTAGCGGGCGCCGCCGGTGTCGTTGTGGAAAGCGTGCTGCGCGCCCTCGTACATGTGCAGGGTGTAGCTCTTGCCGGCGCTCTTCAAGGCCGCCTCGAAGCCCGGCACGGTGGCGTTCACCCGCTCGTCGACGCCGGCGTAGTGGAGCAGGAGCGGCGCCTTGATCGCCGGCACCTTCTCGATCGGCGGCGCCACGCCGTAGAAAACCACGCCGGCCTGCACGTCGGCGCCCGCGGCGACGATCTCTCCGACCATGCCGCCGCCCCAGCAGAAGCCGACGACCCCGACCTTCCCGGTCGCATCGGGTCGCTTCCGGAGGTAGTCGATGGACGCGAGCGCGTCGGCGAGTGCGACGGGCCGCTCGACCTGGGCGAACTTCGTCCGCGCCTCGTCCTCGCTCGCCGGCGTGCCGCCGATCGCCGACATCAGGTCGGGGGCCAGCGCCACGTAACCGGCGAGGGCGGCCCGCCGGGCCACGTCCCGGATGTGCGGCTGAAGGCCGCGGTTCTCGTGGAGGACGACGACCCCGGGCGCCTTCACGTCGCCGGCCGGCCGCGCGAGGTAGCCTTTCACCGGCCCCCGCGATCCGGGGTAGGCGGCCTCTTCGGTCCGGAGGCGCGCGTCCGTCTCGGGCACAGTCTGGGCGATCGCGTAGTCGGACTCGAGCCGAGGCAGGAGCGCGAGCGCCGCCGCCGTCGAGCCGACCAGCTTCGAGAGCCGGTCCAGGAACAGCCGCCGGTCGAGGTGGTCGTGGGTGAACTCGTCGTAGAGCCGAATGACTCGCTGATCCATGCCCGGCCTCACTTTCGTGTCGGGGTTGGCGCCCGAAGCTCGCGCGCGGCATCTCTCGGAATTCACCGAAGATACATGACCCCTGCGCCCACGGCAACGATGAGTCCCAGATGAGAGCCGACATTCCTTGCGGGACGAGCCGGCGTCGGGTATCCTGAGCCCCACGCAGAATCCAGATGTCAGGCATGGTCATCTCTCTCGAAGACGCGCGGCTCTGCCTCGATTGTGATGTGGTGGGGGACCGCGAGGCGTGTCCGGCCTGCGGCCGGCGGCAGACGTTCCCGCTGGCCGTCTGGCTGATCCCGCTCCAGGCCTCCCAGACCCGTCCGTGGGCCGGTGGCGTGCGCGTCGAGTCGGGCGCGGCGGCCCGGTGGCTGGCCCGCCATGCCCCCGCGCCGCTCGCCAGGCCGCCGCGCGACGGCAAGCCGGCCGCTCGCATCCCGACCCGCTGGCTGATCGTCGTCCGGGCCGGGGAGCAGAAGCTCTTCCACTTCCTGCGCCATCGATTCCACGGGATGGGCAGCGTCGAGGTGATCCTCGACCGGCGCCGCGGTGAGCGGCGCCGGATGGAGCCGGCTGCCACCCCCGGGGAGCGGCGCAAGGCGCCCCGCCGGCGACCGCTGTCCGCCGAAGAGCGGGCGTGGTGGCGGCTGGCCGGCTTCCGGATCGTCGGCCGAACCGAGAGCTTCCGACTCTACGAGGCCGTCCGCAACTGACCCGCCGGCCGGTTCCATCTGGGAGCGAGGTGACGTTTTTCGCCTCGCCCCGGCCGGAAAGCGGAAACGTTGCCCTCCCGGTCGCAGCCCTCCGGTACGCGGCGACGCGCGGTTACGGGCCTCGAGCGCGTGGCACGCCGGTTGCTCATGCCCCGCGCGACACGGTTGGGGAGGTGATGCCATGCGCGTCGGGGGACAGGTCGATGCGTGGAAGATCGATGAGGTGCGACAGTACCTCGCCAGGGTCTTTCCCGCCGCCCGGCTGGACGACTATCCGCGCGGCCTGGCGATCGCGCACCTGTTCGTGGTGACGGCGACCGGAATCGACCGCAGGAAACAGGAGCGCCACTACCTCCTGGTCACCCGCCAGTTCTTCGATCGCTTCAGCGACGGCGCCGGGCTCAAGGACGCCCTCGACTCGGCCGATGTCCCGCGCTCGCTGGCGCGGGCGGGCGAACGGACCGTCGAGCTATACTAGCTCTTCGGGGGGGTCTCGGAAGACCCCCCCGGATTCCCCCCCTCGGTTGCGGCGGCACAGCCGCCGCTCGGAGTCACTCCTCGACGCGGCGCGCGCGCGGGGCGAGCTGCCGGGGGCCCGCCCGCCGCGGTGGGCCCATCCCGCGCGCCACCCGCACTTTGACCGCGCCCTTCCCGGGGCGTACAGTAACGCGAGATGGCCGAAAGCGTCACCATCTGCCCGAGCTGTGCCTTCGCGGCCGCCCCCGACTTCGCGTTCTGCCCCAGGTGCGGCACGCGGCTCGGCCCGACGCCGGCGCCAGCCGCGTCCTCCCCGGCGACGGCGACGCGCCCCGAGCCGGTCCGCCCGGCGTCCGTCGCGACCGAGGCCGACCGGCGAACGGTCAGCGTCCTCTTCGCCGATGTGGCCGGCTTCACGACCCTCAGCGAGCGCCTGGACCCCGAGGACGTCCGGGGCTTTCAGGATGATCTCTTCCGCGAGCTGAGGAGCGCGATCGAGCGGTACGGCGGTTTCGTCGAGAAGTTCGTCGGGGACGCCGTCATGGCCACCTTCGGCGCGCCGGTCGCGCACGAAGACGACCCGGAGCGCGCGCTCCACGCGGCGCTGGCGCTGCACCAGGGGATGACCGAGGTCAACCGGGCCTGGCAGGAGCGGCTCGGTCGCCCGCTGGCCCTCCACGTCGGCATCAACACCGGCCCGGTCGTGGCCGGGACCCTCGGGGCGGCCGCCGACGGCGCCT
This is a stretch of genomic DNA from Candidatus Methylomirabilota bacterium. It encodes these proteins:
- a CDS encoding peroxiredoxin-like family protein, with the protein product MTEAERRPPLGPGEPAPDFTLPLVNREGTVSLRDYRGRNPVLLAIFRGLHCAFCRRHLAQLGSTRDKLREAGIEVLAITASPLERARLYTRFRPLRVPLAADPELVTHRLYGLPRHAPTPEFHLWIQSKYHELARELGRPLPDNAPYTDLVETVGRLEDFEMTEADWKDRRRGEGLIGQFLVDPDGIVRWANIEGATEATGLAGFPSADQLLAAARRI
- a CDS encoding dienelactone hydrolase family protein; amino-acid sequence: MDQRVIRLYDEFTHDHLDRRLFLDRLSKLVGSTAAALALLPRLESDYAIAQTVPETDARLRTEEAAYPGSRGPVKGYLARPAGDVKAPGVVVLHENRGLQPHIRDVARRAALAGYVALAPDLMSAIGGTPASEDEARTKFAQVERPVALADALASIDYLRKRPDATGKVGVVGFCWGGGMVGEIVAAGADVQAGVVFYGVAPPIEKVPAIKAPLLLHYAGVDERVNATVPGFEAALKSAGKSYTLHMYEGAQHAFHNDTGGARYDAAAARLAWSRTIEFFDRTLR